ATAAACAGGAAATTTATGAGCAAAAAGACGTAAGAAGAGCGATTGGAACAGACCAGATGGTAGCCTTGAAATTGATCGGATTTGATTTCTCCTGATTCGTCGTCGGAATCTGGCGTCTTAACATTGGCGAGCCCTTCTTCATCTAGAATCTCCCCCTCCTCAACGTCATCCTCACCGCCGTGACTAACTCCAATCGGAGTAACATCCATCAGCTCTGTCTCATCGTCGCCCTTCTTATCACGGTGATGCCGGTGATGGCGCCTGTGGTGGTGCTTGTGATGACGGTGCTTGTGCCGCTTCGATGATTTATCGGCCTCGTCGGACGGTGAAGACGAACGGTGGTGCTTGCGGTGGTGAGATTCGATCTGCTTGTCGTTCTCCATCAGATCGtcgaaattagggtttgtgCTCAATAGGAATCAGTTGGCTTGTTTTCCCCTCTTTCTCCCTAGCTACGAGAGTTACGCGACTCGGGAATTAGTTAGCAGATATAGGCACTGCCACAAATGGTTTAACAAAACCggaattttaaattgaaataagATGGTTTAATTATCCGGTTACTAAATACCAATTGGTACAACGAGGCCAACGTGTAGCTGAAGACGCTTAACGAACGTCCACCTCGTCTTCTCCGTCCGTCCACTTCACTCCTCTAAATCTCTCAGATCTCGCTCACTGTGATTTATCGAATAGCAACAATGGcggcttcttcttcgtttttatcAACAGCTTCGCTATCCAATCCCAAATCCACCATTTCATTCGCTTCCTCCGTCTCCCCGGCTCCCATCCCTTCCCTCCGCCGCGTCGTTTTCTGCTCTCCGTTTTCTCACCGCAGAGTAATGACGGTCCGATCCAAGATTCGCGAGATTTTCATGCCGGCGCTATCCTCCACCATGACGGAAGGCAAAATCGTCTCCTGGATCAAAACCGAAGGCGAGAAACTCGCCAAAGGAGAGAGTGTCGTCGTCGTTGAGTCCGATAAGGCTGATATGGATGTAGAAACCTTCTACGACGGTTATCTCGCCGCGATCGTCGTTGGAGAAGGAGAAACAGCTCCGGTAGGCGCTGCAATCGGATTGCTGGCCGAGACTGAGGCTGAAATCGAAGAAGCTAAGAACAAAGCCGCCTCGAAACCTTCCTCCTCCGCCGTTGTTCCATCTCCTCCTCCAGCTACTTCATCCCCCGCTCCGGCGGCAGCGGCGTCAGATGGTCCGAGGAAAACCGTAGCGACGCCGCATGCTAAGAAGCTCGCGAAGCAGCACAAAGTGGATATCGGATCCGTTGCAGGAACTGGACCATTCGGTAGGATCACGGCTTCCGACGTGGAGGCGGCGGCTGGTATAGCTCCCACCGTGACACCAccgcctcctcctccttctcctgCAGCTGCACCAGCACCAACAGCTAAAGCTACCACCACTAGCTCGCCTCCTCTATTACCTGACGCCAGCATCGTCCCCTTCACAGCAATGCAATCAGCAGTATCCAAAAACATGATTGAGAGCCTCTCCGTTCCAACCTTCCGTGTTGGTTACCCAGTGAACACTGATGCACTCGACGCACTCTACGAGAAGGTGAAAACGCATATACATTGTTCTAAAACTCGTATCAGCAAATgttaatctcttttttttttttttcaggtgaaGCCAAAGGGTGTGACAATGACTGCTTTATTGGCTAAAGCTGCAGGGATGGCTCTTGCTCAGCATCCTGTGGTGAACGCAAGCTGCAAAGATGGAAAGAGTTTTAGTTACAATAGTAACATTAACGTTGCCGTTGCTGTTGCCATCAATGGCGGGTTGATTACGCCTGTTCTACAAGATGCTGATAAGGTAATCAATGCAGTGGAGAGATGTAGAAAGTAGGTAGCTTTGTGATTGAACACGGTTTTAGTCTACGGTTACTGATTGGTACGAGTCATGTTGGTTGTTTTTAGTTGGATTTGTActtgttatctgaaaaatgGAAAGAGCTGGTGGGGAAAGCTAAAAGCAAGCAATTGCAACCTCATGAATACAACTCTGGTACTTTCTTCAATAGTAGCTGTTCATATGCTTTAACGAGAAGCGTGTATGTGCTGAGCTAAGGATGCATGTGTATTCAATGCAGGAACTTTCACTTTATCGAATCTCGGTATGTTTGGAGTGGATAGATTTGATGCTATTCTTCCTCCAGGACAGGTATATGAAATTTCAATGTCTCAACAAGATCAGGGATTACAACTCAGCCTAATTATCTTTGTTTATAACTCGAATCTCTAGGGTGCTATAATGGCCGTTGGAGCTTCGAAACCAACTGTAGTTGCTGATAAGGATGGGTTCTTCAGTGTGAAAAACAAAATGCTGGTAAGCCTGAATTTGACTTTGTTGGTTTTTATTAAGATTGTCAAGAATCTGCCTCATGGGTTTGGTGAATAGAAATAAGCTTTGGCTTTTGTTGTGTGTTGCCAGGTGAATGTGACAGCAGATCATCGTATTGTCTACGGAGCTGATTTGGCTGCTTTCCTTCAAACCTTTGCAAAGATCGTTGAGAATCCAGATAGCTTGACCTTGTAGTAGAAGTCAATGagccgttttttttttctcaagtaAACAAAAAGAAGTAGTGTTTTGATTGTTACACTGTTCTTAGTCCTGTTCTTTCTTTTGCAGATTGGTTCACATGTATCTGTAGTTTTAGACCTGTCTTGCGTCTTGGTTTTCCCGGAGTAATCATTTTGGGTTTTACACAAATAATTTCAGCTTTGAAATGGTTTTCCCGGAGTAATCATTTCAGTAGACGCCGCCCATTATCTATCATCAGTTCATcactgaatttttatttttttccatcaagtttttaatattaataaaacggGAGCAAACCTAACTAGAAGGCCGAAGCCCAACAAAACAAACATCAGAAAACCCAAAACTCTACAAGTGGCCCAAAACAAACCCAAAACTCTATAAGTGgcccaaaacaaaagaaactagATGATTTCGGTAGGCCCACGCGTCAAGGAGGCTGGACACGTGTAAAGATCAACACCGTCAGGATGACACGCGTCTCTTCCGCCTCAACTTGACCGTCGCCGGAGCTACACCACTGTGAACCTCCATCGAAACCAACTCTTCTCTTCAACGATTTGTCTTCACTTCGGAGAGCTTCATCGATCCaatcgagatctcatccgaCTGAACAAAACCGTGAACCACTTGGAACCACGAACCGAGAACCACACACGAACAACAAGCGGGATCCAAAACCGATCCAACGAACTGAAACACCTAAAGCCGGCGACGCAAGATTGAGAGAGCCTTCACCCCTGGAGACAAAACCGACGACGACGGAGCTGAAGAAACCTCCACCTCCCGGAGACAAGGACTGGCGGTGACAGAGCTGTAGgagcctccacctcccggacACGAAACATCAACTGGCAAGACGACTAGCTTCACTGTGCCGAACCTCCACACGACCGCGCCTTTACTCCAGAAACAGATCCGCCACGGATGGGACCTGAACTAGAGCTCAGGCAAGACGGATGTCAAAAGAAACGAAAGAGAAGCGAAGGACCAACATCTTTTACGGTAGCTCGAGGAGCTCCGGCGACGGCACgcacgctcacgcgccggccgcTCGCCGGACCcaatctactttctctctctactctcttgAGTTatttgacggaaaaaaaaatgttcatcaTCACTGAAATTTATTAACATTATTCTAAAatcatcatttatatattattggtgtttttttttctgaaaaaaaattatatattgtcGGTGTTTCACATAATTGGGtcttatttttcattatatgaTTGGGTTCTTCAAATGAAATTTTTGGCCGACAAAAATTCATGATTATATGAATCATTTTACACGACGTAAGTCTCATTCTATAACTTTTCTAATCGATTAAAGAGCAGAATCTGAACTTGGATAATATTTTAGTACTTTTTTTAGAACcacctaataaaaaaatattttagttatattgAAAATAGATTACTGgaacaatattttagttatgaAGAAGGATTACATTTTAACTGCTTCGGTTTCCGGTTGACAGTTAAGATCCAAACCCAAATTCCGTAGCCCGACCCGATTTATTCCATCTGATTCTCCATCTTGAACTTCGTTGGTATCCAATGAGCTCCTCAGGCCAAGACTCTGAATCCGTTTCCTCTTCTTAGAAGGTAACTCACGTTCAGCGTCACCGCCGTTAACTCTCGCCACAGTCCGTGTCGCCACGTGTAGTCTCCGTAATATCTTGAAAAACTCATCCACCTCTTCCTCCGTCACCGTACGTACAACTTCTGTTGACGATTTCCCTCTGTACTCATCACCACAAGCTTTACCGTTATCTTCTTCGCGGCGTTCCTCTTTCATCTCCGAGCTCATGTTAGGCACAAGAAACTTCAACGGCGTCGTACAGTTCAGACCGGAAAATACTTATTTTgctgatatatttattttgttaaactaTGAAGATACTCTTTATAGGCCCGTCGGTGTTAACATTGAACGGTCCATATGGTCAACGGCAAAATAAAATGAACGGTACGGATTAATGAGGATTAATGATGACATCATTGTTGAGACGTTGAAGCATAAGCTCCATGACGTAGCCTGTAAATGGACTTTTGAATAATGGAAGTCATGGGTGTGGAACATTTGGTTCGgcttatttttataatagaagatcgtatcattttattatataagtaagaCCAAGAACTTCTAGACAACATTAGAAAAGACCAAGGCCTTGTGAATTGTGTAGTGGTTAACGTGGAAAAAAAGTACTATTGCGAATATTTTATTCATAATGTCTTATTCGaatattatttcaaaacaaaaaaaacgcgTTATTTGCACTGGTTTTCCGAATAATATaaacaactcttttttttttgtcaaccttaGATTTTATTAATTCCCATAAGTTTAGATGAGTACAATATTAAGGCAACACGCACATTATAGAGAGGGTACGTGTAAACACTATATTACAACAAGAACACGTGTCAACAAAGAGACTTCCATCTTGAAAATTCCAGCTTCTCCGGCATACTTCATGTTTCCGATGACGTCCAACCGTCTTCTCACCGGCGGAGCTTTCTTTCTCTTGTTCAAACACGTCGATTGTTGCCATGGATTGTACTTTCTAAGCTTACCCTTCCACCATAACCGTTGCTCCAAGTTGAGACCCCAACAATCTCTGGTTATTTGACCACATGGAAAACTTAATCGAATTAGAGTAGATTTTTTATTGGACCATCTTCAGTCAAGAAAGATGCCAACTCTACTAAATCCCTCATACAACGATCAAGATAAACCAACATCTCCATCATTCCTTTCATACGTGATACGTCACTCATATGCTAAGAAATAGCTTTAAAAGAGTGAGCTTTACACCCGTAGAAAAGGGATCTGAGCAAACCACAGAAGGAGAGAACCCAGCTCAAAAGCAAACGGGATTAATATTAGTTGTGAAAGGGGGGATCTTTATATATACTCAATAAATATCGGAAAGAAACATAAGAGTGATAATCAGTTCCGATTTGATTGGGATTAACACCTCAAAAGCTCGCCAAACGCGAAAAGAGAAATCGCCAACGCGAAGTGAAAATTCGCCAAAGCGAAGCAAACAAATCGATCTATAGATCGAGTAAGTATTTTacatcaaaaaacaaaaagagattgGTAACCGGCGGCGATAAAACCACCGGTCACCGAAAACGATTTTCAGATCTAAGAGGTTTCTAGAGAGATGGTAGagcaaagagagagaaaagactCTCTTATAATATAAACAACTTAATTGATGATATTggtattatcatttttttttttgaaatgttaaatttatatatcaacaaaaaaaaaagtttacaatACGAAAATTCTTGAGATGCCAGTACAATACATCAACTCAATTTTTCTCCTAGTCATCTCTGCACGAGAAGACTAGTAAATTCAACATTTCTGGATTGAAAGGAAGAGATCATGTTACAAATGGTCATGTCTATAGACTTCACGACCTGAGCAGGCGAGTTCCACGGGTTGTTATGCTTACGTCGATTGCGTTCTCTCCAAAGTAAGCAGATTGATCCTTAAATTGCCTACCGAAGCAGGCATGAGTCAACCTTGTTACGTCGAGGAGATAGCAGGGTGTTCATGGTGATGCTCCAGTCCGGGCTCTGCAGAGGGAGGAGACATCCAGTCAGATCAGTCCAGACAGTATAGGAGTACGGGCAGACAAAGAAAAGGTGGTCACGGGTTTCGTCAGGCTCgccacagagcctacaaacctGCACCTCCCCCCATGCTCGAGTTCGATCACCTGTTGAAAGCCTGTTTCGCACGGCAAGCCACGCTATAAACGAGAACCGTGGGATTGCTTCTGAGAACCATATAACTTTACTCCATTCCACTGCATTGTGGTGACTCGAAGCTGATCCCATGTTCTGGATGATGAGAACCCAGGTTTGTAGTCACTATCTCCATGTTTCCAAAGCACACAATCACCGCCTGCATCCTCTACCGGAGGTGGAACAGAGTTGATGGCAGCTATCATCGCCCGTAGGTGACAGCTGCGACATCTTCTGATGTTCCATTGCCCAGACGAAGCTGCGTCGGCGACTGTGGCATATCTGCTAATACCCAACAACATAGTGCTCGAGTCACCTGCAATATCAATTAGTTTCCCCATATTCAACCAATTATCATACCAAAATAAAGTATCCTCTCCCTTGCCAATTTCAGACTTTAGGAACATAGCTGCTTGATGGCATAGCTTAAGAAGCTTACGCCAGATCCAAGAACCTGTTTGTGTGTCCTTAACATCCCAGAAACATCGATTACGTAACAGGTTTGTGCGAATCCAAGCAACCCAAAATGAGCCTGAGTTGGTGATAAGGCGCCATATCAAACTCAAAGCAAAAACTTTTGATGAATCAACCAGCCTGCGAATTCCCAAACCTGCCTCTACCTTAGGCATACAAACTTCATCCCATGCCACTTTGGCTTTCCCAGTAGAGTTAGGCGTACCAGACCAAAGGAAAGCGCTACACATGCTCTCAATGGTTTCAAGACAACGCTTCGCTAACCTGAAAACATAACTCCAAAAGTTTGTAATACTTACAATCACCGAGTTTATAAGCTGCAGTCGCTCCGCATATGAGAGGGCTCGACTTATCCACGAAAGAAATTTAGAGCGAATACGATCTATAAGAGGCTCATAGTCATCACACGTCATGGACTTTGTCGTGAGTGGGAGACCCAGGTATCGTATCGATAGAGTATCAATTGGGAGGCTTAGTCGATTCACCTCATCAAGGAAACATTGGTAAATTTTCCCTCCCATGTAGATTGCTGATTTGACTGGGCTTATAGCAAGACCTGACCAGCTTTCAAAGTCGTTCAGAACAGAGAAAATGCCTTGTAAGGAGCTAGGCTCGCCATCAGTGAAAACCATGATATCGTCCACGAAATTCAAGTGAGTGAGGTTGATTTGAGAGCAAGTAGGGTGGTAACCAATGTTTCCTGAAGCAGCAGATTTGTTAAGCGCCAGGGAGAGCACATTAATGGCTATAACAAATAGATACGGAGATAGGGCACAACCTTGTCTCAGACCCCTCGCACTCGGAAAGAAACCCTCCAGTTCACCATTCACTGATACTGAAAACGCAGCAGTAGAGAGGCATACATGGATCCAGTGAATAAATTGCTCTGGAATATGCATTGCTCTAAGCGTGTCCTCAATAAATGACCATTTGACCGTATCTAAGGCTTTTGATATGTCCAGTTTCAAGACGCTGCGAGATCCAATCGAGTCTTTGTGGTAGTTCTTGACGAGTTCAGTGGCCAGGAGTACATTTTCCAGCATGAGTCTCCTTTTCACAAAAGCACACTGGTTCGGTTCTATAAGCTATGGGAGTAAGACCTTCAGACGATTGGCCAAGACCTTGGATACAACCTTGTAGAGAATGTTGCAGCAAGAGATGGGCCTGAAATCTTTCATGGTTTCTGCACCTTGAATCTTTGGTATGAGGGTTAAGATCGTGGCATTCACTCCTTTCGGTAGGAAActataaagaaagaaagattgtACCGCAGTAATGAAATCTTTGCTGATTACAGGCCATGCAGCTTTATAGAATTCAACAGGATAACCGTCCGGTCCAGGCGCTTTGTTTGCCGGCATGGAGAAGAGCACATTTCTGATCTCTGCTTCAGAAATCGGGTGAACCAGTAACTCAACCGTATGAGCAAGACAACAAAACTCGATCAAGTTCGAAAAGTTCTCTGCATTATCCTCATGAGTGGATGCCACATTCGTGTTGAGGAACTGGGCGAAGTGATCCGCTGCTGCAACTTTTATTGCCTGAGGATCTGTAATAATCTCACCAGAGAGTAAGACCAGACGCCTGATCGCATTGAACGTGGTTCTACTCTACacaattttatgaaaaaaatgtgTTCTGATCGCCAAATTTGAGCCAGGTGATACGAGATTTTTGCAGATAGAAACGTTCCTCTATTACTGCCTAGTGATTCCAGTGTTATGTGGCCGCTGATACCGCATCAAATGAGGAGGAGCTCGGGTCTGATAAAGCATGAGCTTGCTTGTCGCACAAGTGCTGAAAAGCTTCTTTTGTTTTCCGTGGGATATCACCAAACTTAGTTTTGTTGAGATGGAGAAGAACTGGCTTCAGAAGCTTCAACTTTTTACTGAAGATATACAGGGCCGATCGGGAATGGTAGATGGGTTCAGTTTGGTTTCAAGTGTCAGAGACTGAAGCAAGGAAATCAGGGTGATCCGCAAGGAAATTGAAGAACTTGAAAGGGAATTTTCTTCCCAACGGCTCAGATTCCAAAAACACTCTAGACCAAGCATGATCAGATATTCCAGAGGACTCGAACTTGGCGTATGATTGAGAGAACTGGTTCATCCATTCATCATTGACGAGAACGCGATCAAGTTTCTTGGCTACAGGATTTTTAGATTGGTTATTAATCCAAGTGAACATCGAGCCAAGAAAAGGCAGGTCTGTAAGACTACACGCAGCAACTGTGTCTTGAAAAGCTATCATACCGCTTTGGTTTCGAGTTCTAGCGGCTGTGGAGCGCTGTGTAGAAAAGAGGATTTCATTGAAATCGCCCATAACGATCCAGGGAACTCCAAAGGAGGCGAACTGAACATTATTTTGAATTAAATCCGACTAGAGACGCTGACGCTCAGCCTGATAATTCGAAGCATACACACAAGTGCATAGGAACTTCTCTCCTGTGTCTAAAGTCACCCAAACGGTGATGATTGGAGCACTTTTGTAAAGGGCTGTAACATTAACATTTCCTGACCAGCAGACCCAGATTTTTCCAAGTCGATGATGGTCATAATTGTTGAGAAACTTCCAGCCTGGAAGAGAAGTAGAGACAACTGCCTCTGAATTACCCTCTTGAACACGAGTTTCAATTAAGCATACAAAGGACGGTTTTGCAGATTGTAACCAAGAACGTAGATAAAGATGTTTGCGCTTTTTATTGAAGCCCCGGGTGTTCCACGCAAATAAAGATATCATCATATTAGTGCCTCCGTGAGGAGGCATTTTTGTTTCGTGTTTGATTGGTGCTCTTCTTGTCGTTCTGTTTTCCATGTTGGATCTCAGCTGCCATATTTTTCTGTTTCTCCTTTTTAGTGTTTGTGTTCTGTTGTGGCTTAGGATCTTCCTTAGGCATTTTCTTTGCCACATCTGCCTCAGAAGACTCTGCTTCCTCTTCTTCGGCACTGCTGGTCTCAACCTCACCTTCTTCTACATCATCCTCAACCTCGCTGAGTAAATGGAAGCGAGATGGAGAACTTGGAGCCATCCCGGTGTTGTTGCTCTGCTTCAAGACACGTTTTGGAGAGGCTTTTTGCGTGTTACCCACCAGATGCCACTCCTTATCATTTGTATCCTTTTCAGTCACATTTGTCATGTGACTCTGTCATGTCTGGGTCACATCTGTCACATCTGTCATTTGgtattatcatttttaaaatcatgttaCTGGTTTATTCAAATCATCTCCAAAAAGactctctattatagagtttggcaaactctatatttgaagtttcaaggtgttcttctctaaaaaaaaaacttcaaaattatttgcaATTTACACTATGttctttatatttgtcataattaatataaatccataaaaaaattgtagataactagcacatatataaaaatattatagtaatattaattaataaaatattacactaaaatataaaattataaatagaaatacataattaaatattaaactaaaagaaaaatatcacattattacataaaattattttattaattctcCATTTTCGGTTATACAAAATttttttggacaatattttagaagttcCGAAAAATGTTTACTAGACTATtcgtgttgttgtaatatttaaatttgtgtaataattatgtcttcatgtatatatcttcttaaactttttattaagtttcttttttaatattcttattgtctaattctacatttttttttcttacaacaaAAGGCTTAGACACTAAGTAGATTCTTGGTCCGAGAGCCACCTCGAGGAAATTGAATCAACATAAACTATAGCAAATGTCTAATtctacatttaaaatattataaatcttattttgattttttaaaaaaaaattatgtgtaaaattttaatttattcaaaagttttaaagattaaaactatgaatgagaaaatacttaagaatcataaatgtgatgtataattaattataaggaccaagatgcaa
This genomic stretch from Brassica napus cultivar Da-Ae chromosome C9, Da-Ae, whole genome shotgun sequence harbors:
- the LOC106418616 gene encoding dihydrolipoyllysine-residue acetyltransferase component 4 of pyruvate dehydrogenase complex, chloroplastic, yielding MAASSSFLSTASLSNPKSTISFASSVSPAPIPSLRRVVFCSPFSHRRVMTVRSKIREIFMPALSSTMTEGKIVSWIKTEGEKLAKGESVVVVESDKADMDVETFYDGYLAAIVVGEGETAPVGAAIGLLAETEAEIEEAKNKAASKPSSSAVVPSPPPATSSPAPAAAASDGPRKTVATPHAKKLAKQHKVDIGSVAGTGPFGRITASDVEAAAGIAPTVTPPPPPPSPAAAPAPTAKATTTSSPPLLPDASIVPFTAMQSAVSKNMIESLSVPTFRVGYPVNTDALDALYEKVKPKGVTMTALLAKAAGMALAQHPVVNASCKDGKSFSYNSNINVAVAVAINGGLITPVLQDADKLDLYLLSEKWKELVGKAKSKQLQPHEYNSGTFTLSNLGMFGVDRFDAILPPGQGAIMAVGASKPTVVADKDGFFSVKNKMLVNVTADHRIVYGADLAAFLQTFAKIVENPDSLTL
- the LOC106417682 gene encoding protein NIM1-INTERACTING 2-like: MSSEMKEERREEDNGKACGDEYRGKSSTEVVRTVTEEEVDEFFKILRRLHVATRTVARVNGGDAERELPSKKRKRIQSLGLRSSLDTNEVQDGESDGINRVGLRNLGLDLNCQPETEAVKM